From Apium graveolens cultivar Ventura chromosome 9, ASM990537v1, whole genome shotgun sequence, the proteins below share one genomic window:
- the LOC141684570 gene encoding NAC domain-containing protein 83-like → MDKLNFVKDGAVNLPPGFRFQPTDEEIVFQYLARKVTSSPLPASVIPDIENIFNYDPWNLPGDMEEDKYFFSKKEDKYRNGNRSNRASGSGYWKATGLDKHIMFPARRNVKQPIMGMRKTLVFYIGKHPHSSRSNWIMHEYRLLQSQNSQNCMKQLGDWVLCHIFSKSDDAMFYDQSSSSTSCCIGSGAIIDQQGSSYGSDHEETSADYNM, encoded by the exons ATGGACAAGCTAAATTTTGTGAAAGATGGAGCTGTGAATCTGCCCCCAGGATTCCGGTTTCAGCCGACAGATGAAGAGATTGTTTTTCAGTATTTGGCACGTAAAGTAACCTCCTCCCCTTTGCCTGCTTCTGTCATTCCTGACATTGAGAATATCTTCAATTATGATCCTTGGAACTTGCCAG GTGATATGGAGGAAGATAAATACTTCTTTAGCAAGAAAGAAGACAAGTACAGAAATGGTAATAGAAGCAACAGAGCAAGTGGAAGTGGCTACTGGAAAGCAACTGGACTAGATAAACATATAATGTTCCCTGCAAGGAGGAATGTTAAACAACCTATAATGGGAATGAGGAAGACACTAGTTTTCTACATAGGGAAGCATCCTCATTCCTCCAGGAGCAACTGGATCATGCATGAGTACCGACTTCTTCAATCACAGAACAGTCAG AACTGTATGAAGCAATTGGGGGATTGGGTTCTCTGTCACATTTTTTCAAAGAGTGATGATGCAATGTTTTATGATCAATCGAGTTCTTCTACCTCATGCTGTATTGGTTCCGGTGCAATAATAGACCAGCAGGGCTCCTCATATGGATCGGATCACGAAGAAACTAGTGCCGACTACAATATGTAG